In Anopheles gambiae chromosome 2, idAnoGambNW_F1_1, whole genome shotgun sequence, a single window of DNA contains:
- the LOC5667666 gene encoding trypsin alpha-3: protein MQVRRPTPFEVRVTGRIFGGMETNIKDAPHQLSLRRFDSHICGASVVDASLAITAAHCLTPKPPPEFITLMGGSTNRTDYDVGVIFNAIELIIHPGYNSNTFHNDVALVRIEGTFGGYENVAPIPLRTRTIFTSSSNPVYCTVSGWGLTNMNGDGLPEILRIVRIPLVPYTECRRKWNPFPITSSMICAGELRKDACNGDSGGPLVCNGQLYGIVSWGSNQCGSSYPGIYTSIPAVLSFLSEYMSPMQFDATQ from the exons ATGCAGGTGCGCCGACCCACCCCGTTCGAGGTGCGCGTGACGGGGCGCATCTTCGGCGGCATGGAGACGAACATCAAGGACGCTCCCCATCAGCTATCGCTGCGGCGCTTTGACTCGCACATCTGCGGCGCATCCGTGGTGGATGCATCGCTGGCCATCACGGCAGCGCACTGTTTGACGCCCAAACCACCGCCCGAGTTT ATCACCCTCATGGGAGGCTCTACGAATCGGACGGATTACGACGTGGGCGTGATATTTAATGCGATCGAACTAATCATCCATCCCGGATACAATTCCAACACATTCCACAACGATGTCGCCCTGGTCCGCATCGAGGGCACGTTCGGGGGGTACGAAAATGTGGCCCCGATTCCGCTGCGCACTCGCACGATATTCACCTCCAGCTCCAATCCCGTCTACTGCACGGTTTCGGGCTGGGGTCTTACCAACATGAACGGCGACGGCCTTCCCGAGATACTGCGCATCGTGCGCATTCCGCTGGTGCCGTACACCGAGTGCCGGCGGAAGTGGAATCCATTTCCGATTACGAGCTC CATGATCTGTGCCGGAGAGCTGCGGAAGGACGCGTGCAACGGTGACAGTGGCGGCCCGCTGGTGTGTAATGGGCAGCTGTACGGCATCGTGTCGTGGGGCTCTAACCAGTGCGGCAGCTCCTACCCGGGGATATACACCAGCATTCCGGCGGTATTAAGCTTCCTGAGCGAATACATGTCCCCGATGCAGTTCGACGCGACTCAATGA
- the LOC3290448 gene encoding trypsin 3A1, protein MMAPLLQLIVVAAIAGEGVLGREAAPPPARATGRIVGGWEVYIGQFPYQLSLEYDGYHICGASAVAPRLALTAGHCCIGTNETDLTVRGGSSTLEEGGIVFPVKKLVIHPDYDDSNLDFDVCVLRIGGTFQNKPNIGIIQPTSSGTIPSGELAIVTGWGATESNGNFVPNLRSLAVKVWSTKNCTDQAANYMTSSGSMMCAGSVGRSFCVGDSGGPLVYDQRQIGIVSFLINECGGTAPAIYTRLSHRSVRDFIRQQINNDQRRMAQAATG, encoded by the exons ATGATGGCGCCGTTGCTGCAGCTAATCGTTGTCGCTGCGATCGCTGGGGAAGGAGTGCTGGGGCGTGAagccgcaccaccaccagcacgtgCCACCGGGCGCATTGTTGGTGGCTGGGAGGTGTACATCGGTCAGTTTCCCTATCAACTGTCGCTCGAGTACGATGGATATCACATTTGTGGAGCATCGGCTGTGGCTCCCCGGCTGGCCCTTACCGCTGGCCATTGCTGTATCGGAACGAACGAAACGGAT CTCACTGTCCGAGGAGGAAGCTCGACGCTGGAAGAAGGTGGAATAGTGTTCCCGGTGAAGAAGCTGGTCATACATCCCGACTACGACGATTCGAATCTAGactttgatgtgtgtgttctgcGGATTGGTGGAACGTTTCAGAATAAGCCCAACATTGGCATCATACAGCCTACGAGCAGTGGAACGATTCCGAGCGGCGAGCTAGCCATCGTTACTGGCTGGGGAGCGACAGAATCGAATGGCAACTTCGTGCCGAACCTGCGATCACTGGCGGTGAAAGTTTGGTCCACCAAGAATTGCACCGACCAGGCAGCGAATTATATGACCTCCTCCGGAAG CATGATGTGCGCTGGCAGCGTCGGACGCTCGTTTTGCGTTGGAGATAGCGGAGGTCCCTTGGTGTACGACCAGCGGCAAATAGGCATCGTATCGTTCCTCATAAACGAGTGTGGAGGCACCGCACCGGCCATCTACACCCGGCTATCCCACAGAAGCGTGAGAGATTTTATTCGACAGCAGATAAACAACGATCAGCGGCGCATGGCGCAGGCGGCGACCGGTTGA
- the LOC1281921 gene encoding trypsin alpha-3 translates to MVSFNKMGVVPAGLVLLALCIAGVWSNEAQDAWASRQRRVQATPNGDGQKKFSGRIVGGTELTEPLPYLLSLRDSGFHICGASIINAKHALSAAHCQSPPSDVNRLTLLAGITKRTDETNGILFKVANVTTHPDFSLKTYLSDVAIIRIVTSFLDHPNLAAIPLISTTYKLRVSSVASVSGWGLTAQDSMLAPTLRTVRIPIVSYSSCVNKWRPVPIVWTAICAGHPGRDSCNGDSGGPLVQDGVQIGLVSWGADRCGSDYPGIYTYVGNKNIRKFIEENSGV, encoded by the exons ATGGTGTCGTTCAACAAGATGGGTGTCGTTCCTGCTGGCCTGGTGCTGCTCGCTCTCTGTATCGCTGGCGTGTGGAGCAACGAGGCGCAGGATGCTTGGGCCTCCCGGCAGCGGCGTGTACAGGCGACGCCCAACGGCGATGGGCAGAAAAAGTTTAGTGGCCGCATTGTCGGCGGTACCGAGCTGACGGAACCATTGCCCTATCTACTGTCGCTGCGTGACAGTGGCTTCCACATCTGCGGCGCATCGATCATCAATGCCAAGCATGCGCTCTCGGCCGCTCACTGTCAATCGCCGCCCTCGGACGTGAACAGA CTGACCCTGCTCGCCGGAATTACCAAGCGAACGGACGAAACGAACGGCATCTTGTTCAAGGTGGCTAATGTGACCACCCATCCCGACTTTTCGCTCAAAACCTACCTCTCCGATGTGGCCATCATACGCATCGTGACTTCCTTCCTGGATCACCCCAATCTGGCCGCGATTCCGCTCATCTCGACCACGTACAAGCTGCGAGTGAGCAGCGTTGCGTCCGTGAGTGGCTGGGGCCTTACGGCGCAGGATTCGATGCTGGCACCGACCCTGCGCACGGTTCGCATCCCGATCGTGAGCTACTCGTCCTGCGTGAACAAGTGGCGCCCGGTACCGATCGTGTGGAC TGCCATCTGTGCCGGTCATCCGGGACGCGACTCGTGCAACGGTGACAGCGGCGGCCCGCTCGTGCAGGATGGCGTACAGATTGGGCTCGTTTCCTGGGGTGCTGATCGGTGCGGCAGCGACTACCCGGGCATTTACACGTACGTGGGCAACAAAAACATTCGCAAATTTATTGAAGAAAACAGTGGCGTATAA
- the LOC1281920 gene encoding trypsin alpha-3 has product MNVFVVICAVALAVASAQDVASTVYGRRMLPAGAQQVDDRAQQSVGSVGSLKKIVGGEPVSIETHVYQLSLRSYDYHICGASIISSVWALTAAHCLFPDPDPRTISLLAGTGSQSTGGRIYNATRIIIHPMYAPSTMDNDVAVIRVNTHFSGPNTGYIGLVPLGYEPMAGVRAIVTGWGRQSEGAKQSMTLAGVEIPIVDKAECMDQWSGVLVSPQMICAGELGKDSCNGDSGGPLVSGGRQIGIVSWGSTKCGGPLAAIYTNLGNAAIRTFISSTTGV; this is encoded by the exons ATGAACGTGTTTGTAGTGATTTGTGCAGTGGCGCTGGCCGTAGCAAGTGCGCAGGATGTAGCGAGCACGGTGTACGGGCGGCGCATGCTGCCGGCAGGTGCACAGCAGGTCGACGATCGTGCACAGCAGTCGGTGGGCAGCGTTGGTTCGCTGAAGAAGATCGTCGGCGGTGAGCCGGTTAGTATTGAGACGCACGTGTACCAGCTATCGCTGCGCAGCTACGACTATCACATCTGCGGTGCATCGATCATATCGAGCGTTTGGGCACTTACTGCGGCCCACTGTCTGTTTCCCGACCCGGATCCGAGGACG ATCTCGCTACTAGCGGGAACCGGCAGCCAGTCGACCGGTGGCCGTATCTACAACGCAACTCGCATCATCATTCACCCGATGTACGCTCCCAGCACGATGGACAATGACGTAGCAGTGATCCGGGTCAACACTCACTTCAGTGGTCCCAACACCGGATACATCGGTCTGGTGCCTCTGGGTTATGAGCCGATGGCTGGAGTGCGCGCCATCGTGACTGGATGGGGACGTCAG AGCGAAGGTGCGAAGCAATCGATGACACTGGCCGGAGTGGAAATACCCATCGTAGATAAGGCCGAATGTATGGATCAGTGGAGCGGCGTACTGGTATCACCACA GATGATCTGTGCCGGAGAGTTGGGCAAGGACTCGTGCAATGGCGACAGCGGTGGCCCACTCGTGTCCGGTGGCCGCCAGATCGGCATCGTGTCGTGGGGATCGACCAAGTGCGGCGGTCCACTGGCCGCTATCTACACTAACCTGGGCAACGCGGCCATCCGCACCTTTATCAGCTCGACGACGGGCGTCTAA
- the LOC5667668 gene encoding trypsin alpha-4, with amino-acid sequence MKAIVVLALFAAGVAALTEEEVWLQYNRRMPGEYYTKGLVEQPPFQGRIYGGVEADIANYPYQLSLRRGTHSCGASVISANWALSAAHCTFPVPAPGVITLQGGSSNRTSGGVVFDVEQIINHPEYDDWNLRNDVCVLRTTTTLSGENIAIIALDPVGATHAAGSRAVLSGWGLIEDRTLPHILRRVDIPVVDQAACESSWGSGWVTPDMICASEPGRDACNGDSGGPLVVGGRQIGIVSWGDTQCVGTSPGVFARVAFPLIRNWIAQTTGV; translated from the exons ATGAAGGCAATCGTGGTGTTGGCATTGTTCGCGGCGGGCGTAGCGGCCCTGACCGAGGAGGAGGTGTGGCTGCAGTACAACCGTCGCATGCCGGGCGAGTACTACACCAAGGGACTGGTTGAGCAGCCCCCGTTCCAGGGCCGCATCTACGGAGGGGTCGAAGCCGACATCGCCAACTATCCGTACCAGCTGTCGCTGCGCCGTGGCACGCACAGCTGCGGAGCGTCGGTGATTTCTGCCAACTGGGCCCTGTCTGCTGCTCACTGCACGTTCCCGGTGCCGGCACCGGGTGTCATCACGCTGCAGGGCGGTAGCTCCAACCGCACGTCCGGTGGCGTTGTGTTCGACGTCGAGCAGATCATTAACCACCCGGAGTACGACGACTGGAACCTGCGAAACGACGTGTGCGTGCTCCGTACCACCACTACGCTGAGCGGAGAGAACATTGCCATCATCGCCTTGGATCCGGTCGGTGCCACCCACGCTGCCGGTTCCCGTGCTGTTCTGAGCGGATGGGGTCTGATT GAGGATAGAACTCTTCCACATATTTTGCGTCGCGTCGATATTCCAGTGGTTGACCAGGCTGCTTGTGAATCGTCGTGGGGATCTGGCTGGGTTACTCCTGA CATGATCTGCGCTAGCGAACCTGGACGTGATGCCTGCAACGGTGATAGCGGCGGTCCGCTGGTGGTTGGCGGCCGGCAAATCGGCATTGTATCCTGGGGCGATACCCAGTGCGTCGGAACCAGCCCGGGTGTGTTTGCTCGCGTTGCCTTCCCGTTGATCCGCAACTGGATCGCCCAGACTACCGGTGTCTAA
- the LOC5667665 gene encoding transmembrane protease serine 9, which produces MRQLLLLAALVGGVLCMTVDYNKYYYSRQPDLFRLLRKYHLWPRNETLKFERPRQDLNVPSPFIFGGESVAIESYPYQLSLRLEGTHICGASVIAERWALSAAHCLDEALYPSAITFRGGTPHRLAGGYIFHAEYYLLHPKFDRRTLDYDVSVTHVRESFFIDPIRAVTLANTNTYYPIPSAAVVTGWGLADADGYEPLILQSLEIYLQQKQFCWTSTIEALTDRQICGGSGVYGKETCYGDSGGPLVMNGYQVGIVSWGSDNCAVNIPGIYTSLTNDEVRAFIKLNTNVCWYGNWLIGTVEPPTMRPLYSALVPASRRTCLDSQMLSSTPAKAPATNSDSRMKAFMVNSYWDTERPRSSASKMRAVFLSLGLVCLAGLAVDGQTRSRSFFDFFFDVENRLQNGRIVGGSTATIARYPFVASLRRFSNHICTASIISTLHAATGAHCTYSFKSLSGVTIYAGSTSRTTGGRVFVVTDNFIHPKYDPDTFDFDVAVLRVKTPFTPNMNIASVPLVPANYAVPDKVQPTVAGWGRTSTGGTLSPTLRAVAIPVMGNIPCQELWIDTDITDNMLCAGAKGRDACTGDSGGPLVVPTTNYFQLVGIVSWGSAACGSEYPGVYTRMASPSIQSFLAQYV; this is translated from the exons ATGCGCcagctgctactgctggctGCACTAGTTGGCGGTGTGCTGTGTATGACCGTCG ATTACAACAAGTACTACTATTCGCGGCAGCCCGACCTGTTTCGTCTGCTGCGCAAGTATCACCTGTGGCCGAGGAACGAGACGCTGAAGTTTGAGCGCCCGAGGCAGGATTTAAACGTACCCAGTCCGTTCATTTTCGGCGGCGAGAGTGTGGCTATCGAATCGTACCCCTATCAGCTGTCGCTGCGCCTGGAGGGAACGCACATCTGCGGTGCCTCGGTCATAGCGGAACGATGGGCACTGAGTGCGGCCCACTGTCTGGATGAGGCGTTGTACCCGTCCGCT ATAACGTTTCGCGGTGGGACGCCGCATCGGCTGGCGGGTGGTTACATTTTCCATGCCGAGTACTACCTGCTGCATCCAAAGTTCGACCGACGCACGCTGGACTACGATGTGTCCGTGACCCATGTGCGGGAAAGCTTCTTCATCGATCCGATACGGGCGGTAACGCTGGCCAACACCAACACGTACTATCCGATACCGTCGGCCGCGGTCGTGACGGGCTGGGGCTTGGCGGATGCCGATGGGTACGAGCCGCTGATACTGCAATCGCTGGAAATCTACCTCCAGCAGAAGCAGTTCTGTTGGACCTCGACCATCGAAGCTCTTACCGATCG ACAAATCTGTGGCGGCAGTGGCGTTTACGGGAAGGAAACGTGCTACGGCGACAGTGGCGGACCGCTGGTAATGAACGGCTACCAGGTCGGGATAGTGTCGTGGGGCTCGGACAACTGTGCCGTAAACATTCCGGGCATCTACACCTCCCTTACGAACGATGAGGTGCGTGCGTTTATTAAGCTGAATACGAACGTTTG CTGGTACGGGAACTGGCTGATCGGGACGGTCGAGCCGCCGACGATGCGGCCATTGTACTCGGCGCTGGTGCCGGCATCCAGGCGCACCTGCTTGGACAGCCAGATGCTCTCCTCAACGCCAGCCAAGGCACCGGCAACGAACAGCGACAGCAGGATGAAGGCCTTCATGGTTAACTCGTACTGGGACACCGAAA GACCGAGATCTTCAGCAAGTAAGATGCGAGCGGTGTTCTTGTCCTTGGGCTTAGTGTGCCTAGCTGGGTTGGCGGTGGATGGGCAGACGAGAAGCAGGAGCTTCTTCGATTTCTTCTTCGACGTCGAGAACAGGCTGCAGAATGGGCGCATAGTCGGCGGCTCGACGGCCACGATCGCCCGTTATCCGTTCGTCGCGTCACTGCGACGATTCTCGAACCACATCTGCACCGCGTCGATCATTTCGACACTCCACGCTGCTACCGGGGCCCACTGTACCTACTCGTTCAAATCCTTATCCGGG GTGACCATCTACGCGGGCAGCACGAGCCGCACGACCGGTGGCCGAGTGTTCGTTGTGACGGACAATTTCATCCACCCGAAGTATGATCCGGACACGTTCGATTTCGATGTGGCCGTGCTGCGCGTCAAGACACCGTTCACGCCGAACATGAACATTGCCTCCGTGCCGTTGGTGCCGGCCAACTACGCCGTGCCCGATAAGGTGCAGCCCACCGTTGCGGGCTGGGGTCGCACATCGACGGGCGGAACTCTCTCGCCGACGCTGCGTGCCGTAGCGATCCCCGTCATGGGTAACATCCCGTGCCAGGAGCTGTGGATTGATACGGATATCACGGATAA TATGCTGTGCGCTGGTGCCAAGGGCAGAGACGCTTGCACGGGTGACAGTGGTGGGCCGCTGGTGGTGCCGACCACCAACTACTTCCAGCTGGTCGGTATCGTGTCCTGGGGATCGGCTGCGTGCGGTAGCGAATATCCGGGAGTGTACACCCGCATGGCTTCACCCTCCATTCAGAGCTTTTTAGCGCAGTACGTTTGA
- the LOC5667664 gene encoding trypsin-7-like — MRYHLTLLCTIVIVLASGSEVDVWRRYNSRLPIVGYRQLPSRGGASHDGKSARIVGGRDAPIENFPYQLSLRRSGVHACGASVIALRWALSAAHCTYPIPQMNEMSLRAGSSNRLAGGTIIPITQIINHPLFSEYTIEYDVCVLQTGTEMVGQFIVPVVLPPATSGFAPGTMANATGWGLLNVPGSLPVQLQYVALPLISLDQCRNSWPSEWITEEMLCAGQPGRDTCGGDSGGPLVINGYQMGIASWGVSECSGNLPSVFANTANPTVRSFILERTGV, encoded by the exons ATGCGCTACCACCTTACACTGCTCTGCACTATCGTCATCGTCTTGGCCAGTGGCTCGGAGGTGGATGTTTGGAGACGGTACAACTCACGCCTGCCCATCGTTGGCTACCGGCAACTTCCATCCCGCGGTGGTGCGTCACATGATGGGAAGAGTGCCAGAATCGTTGGTGGACGCGATGCGCCCATAGAAAACTTCCCCTACCAGCTGTCGTTGCGGCGCAGTGGAGTACATGCCTGTGGTGCGTCCGTCATCGCACTGCGGTGGGCATTGTCGGCCGCCCACTGCACCTATCCCATACCGCAGATGAATGAG ATGTCCCTTCGAGCGGGATCTTCGAATCGATTGGCTGGTGGAACGATTATCCCAATCACCCAGATCATCAACCATCCACTGTTCAGCGAGTACACGATCGAgtacgatgtgtgtgtgcttcaaacGGGTACGGAAATGGTGGGACAGTTTATAGTGCCCGTTGTATTGCCCCCGGCAACTAGTGGGTTTGCTCCCGGAACCATGGCCAACGCAACCGGGTGGGGTCTTCTGAACGTGCCGGGCTCACTGCCAGTGCAGCTACAGTACGTGGCGCTGCCTTTAATCTCCCTCGACCAGTGTCGCAATAGTTGGCCCTCAGAGTGGATAACGGAGGA AATGCTTTGCGCTGGCCAGCCGGGTCGCGATACGTGCGGTGGTGACAGTGGCGGACCACTGGTCATCAACGGCTACCAGATGGGCATCGCGTCCTGGGGCGTATCGGAATGCTCCGGCAACTTGCCATCGGTGTTTGCAAACACTGCCAATCCCACCGTCCGGAGCTTCATTCTAGAGCGCACGGGAGTTTAA
- the LOC5667667 gene encoding trypsin alpha-3: protein MKAFILLSLFVAGALAGVEESIWLSKQVRLDAGTSAEYNGRIVGGSTVPISQFPYQLSLRQNGNHICGASVISSNWALSAAHCTFPMPSAASISFRGGSDSRTGGGVIFQAAQIINHPQYNSNNLNNDVCVIRITTSFVGANIAPIRLVASGTSFAAGTNSVVSGWGLTSPGGSLPVNLHAVNIPVVAQATCSSQWGTGRITAAMVCAGVQGRDSCNGDSGGPLVTGGAQFGVVSWGAVQCGGPLPGVYANIGNAGIRSFISQNTGV, encoded by the exons ATGAAGGCCTTCATCCTGCTGTCGCTGTTCGTTGCCGGTGCCTTGGCTGGCGTTGAGGAGAGCATCTGGCTGTCCAAGCAGGTGCGCCTGGATGCCGGCACCAGCGCCGAGTACAATGGCCGCATCGTCGGCGGCTCGACCGTCCCGATCAGCCAGTTCCCGTACCAGCTGTCGCTGCGCCAGAACGGCAACCACATCTGCGGTGCCTCGGTTATCTCCTCCAACTGGGCTCTGTCCGCTGCTCACTGTACCTTCCCGATGCCGAGCGCTGCCTCC ATCTCGTTCCGCGGTGGTAGCGACAGCCGTACCGGCGGTGGTGTCATCTTCCAGGCCGCCCAGATCATCAACCACCCGCagtacaacagcaacaacctgAACAACGATGTGTGCGTTATCCGTATCACCACCTCGTTCGTCGGTGCCAACATTGCCCCGATCCGTCTGGTCGCTAGCGGAACCAGCTTCGCTGCCGGCACCAACAGCGTCGTCTCTGGATGGGGTCTGACCTCTCCCGGAGGATCGCTGCCGGTTAACCTACACGCCGTCAACATCCCGGTCGTCGCCCAGGCTACCTGCAGCTCGCAGTGGGGAACTGGACGTATCACCGCCGC catGGTGTGCGCTGGTGTTCAGGGCCGCGACTCGTGCAACGGTGACAGCGGTGGCCCGCTGGTCACTGGTGGAGCCCAGTTCGGTGTTGTCTCGTggggtgcagtgcagtgcGGTGGACCTCTGCCGGGAGTGTACGCCAACATTGGTAACGCCGGCATCCGCAGCTTCATCAGCCAGAACACTGGAGTGTAA
- the LOC1281919 gene encoding glycerophosphodiester phosphodiesterase 1: protein MYLATIFKVCKMLYQLFWFLATCCTFVVNTLWLCCNFASVGIPWLMLLLFLVCIGSKFVKLNSPADDVVLSMLSKSEKGKEASEALYWPVVHRGGAFDAPENSLAAINQCLAQRCQKILLDLSITSDGKAIILHKSTLEKANVTEPIHKLPFSFFESFNITEHHPLGQLFQKEKVLTFERLLKLLESSEVTVLLRASQTNSALLEIVRETAAKCPIFTKRIIFCCASPTAIYQLRQQCQDLVCGLWMDKSCFTILPRYLNTSTILLSIVGAIYRNIIAPVIGVSLVFIHKDEFNAQISTLWKNVGVRPIVYTINSPNEKRYFQQVTKTLYLTDSLRSEPQLIFKSKRK from the exons ATGTATTTAGCGACAATCTTTAAAGTGTGCAAAATGCTTTATCAATTGTTTTGGTTCCTGGCAACGTGCTGCACCTTCGTGGTGAATACGCTCTGGCTGTGCTGCAACTTTGCCTCGGTCGGTATTCCCtggttgatgctgctgctcttcctCGTCTGCATTGGGTCGAAGTTTGTGAAGCTCAACTCACCCGCCGACGATGTCGTGCTGTCCATGCTGTCGAAGAGCGAAAAGGGCAAGGAGGCCAGTGAGGCACTGTACTGGCCGGTCGTCCATCGGGGCGGGGCTTTTGACGCGCCGGAAAACTCGCTGGCCGCCATTAATCAGTGTCTGGCGCAACGGTGTCAAAAGATTCTGCTCGATCTCAGCATTACCAGCGATGGCAAGGCGATCATCCTCCACAAATCGACACTCGAAAAGGCCAACGTGACCGAACCGATTCACAAGCTGCCGTTCAGTTTCTTCGAAAGCTTCAACATCACCGAACACCATCCGCTAGG CCAACTGTTCCAGAAGGAGAAGGTACTGACGTTCGAAAGACTGTTGAAGCTGCTAGAATCCTCGGAGGTGACCGTGCTGCTGCGAGCGTCCCAAACGAACTCCGCACTGTTGGAGATTGTTCGCGAGACGGCCGCCAAGTGTCCCATCTTTACGAAACGGATCATTTTCTGCTGTGCATCACCGACAGCAATCTATCAG CTTCGTCAACAATGTCAGGATCTGGTGTGCGGTTTGTGGATGGACAAGTCCTGCTTTACGATACTGCCACGCTATCTGAATACCTCGACCATCCTGCTATCCATTGTAGGTGCCATCTATCGAAACATCATAGCACCGGTGATCGGTGTTAGTCTAGTCTTTATTCATAAGGATGAATTTAACGC ACAAATCTCAACGCTGTGGAAGAACGTCGGCGTTCGGCCTATTGTTTACACAATAAACTCGCCGAACGAGAAGCGCTACTTTCAGCAGGTGACCAAAACGCTCTATCTCACGGATTCGCTCCGCTCCGAGCCGCAGCTAATATTCAAATCCAAACGAAAGTAA